CATCCATCAAGTAGGGTATGACACATACAAGCCAGATATTAAAGATTCCTTCAAGGGTGTAGTGGTAAAAAAGGAACCTTTTGATCCATCGATCAGCTTACCTAACCTAAGAAGGGTCTATTCAGCTGGTTAAAAAAAATTGGGAAATTTCTTTTCCAAAACACCCATTTTGATAAGATGAGGCCAAAGGGAATAAAGTTAATAACCAATCTGGAAGGGTCTTATGAATAAGCAAAATAATCACATATGTCCGCACTGTCAAAAGCATTACCAATTAGGCGAAAACATTACATGGGCTTTTGGATCCTTTTGTTCTAGACGTTGTCAAGATGCAGATCTCATCGTTTGGCTAAACAATCAATACGTGGTCATAGACCAAGAAAAAGACTCTTCGGCCAAAACTTAAAAACTGATGTGATCAGTTAAAAAAGCTCCTGCATCATGCAAAAATTTCAAATGCTACGAGGGAGGATTTTTAAAATCCCCATTGAAAATTGCATGATGCAGGAGCTTTTTAGGGTCTTGGGTGGAACTGGTCAAATCGATGCATGAGTTTTTGTGATGACACATGCGTATATTTATCTGTTGTTGCAATATTTGTGTGCCCCAACAGCTCTTGAATGATGCGTAAATCTGCTCCTCGATCAAGCAAGTGCGTTGCAAAAGAATGTCGAAATGTGTGTGGCGAGATGATTTTTTGAATATCCGCTTTTTTGACATAGTCTTTAATGAGTTTCCATAAAAAGTGTCTATCTAAAGGTTTGCTTTTTTTATTGACAAACAGATAAAGGCTTTTGTCTTGGCGTTTGTTGAGATAGTGATCAATTTGATAAAGCGCTTTTTTGTGAATGGGCACAATGCGCTCTTTATTCCCTTTTCCTATCACTTTGATAAATGTATCAGACACGTTTTCTAATTTTAATTGCACAACCTCAGAAGCCCTCAGGCCGCAGGCGTACATGAGTTCTAAAATGGCTAAATCGCGTGCGCCTATAATTTCTTCAGAGTTGGGTGCGTCCAAGATTTTTTCCACCTCCTCTTCCGTGAGTATCTGAGGAATGGTGCTCCAAAGTTTGGGGCTTTCAATACCTTTTGCAAGCAATTTAGGCACCTTTTTCTCTTTTTTTAAAAAGCGAAAAAAGACCTTGATGGAGGCCAACTGTCGCATTAAAGTAGACGGCGCTTTACCTTCCATTTTTTGCTGAGACAAAAATGCGACAATATCTTCATCGTCGGCACTTTCTAAAGCAATCTGTTGCGTTTTAAAAAAAGCAAAGAGCTTTTCACAATCTCTTCTGTAGGCTTCCACCGTATGCATGGAAAATCCCTTCTCAATTGACAAATAGACCAAAAAGCTATCTAAATATTCCATAGCATGATGTTAAAGGATTTGGTATTATCATAAAATGCGTATCTTAATTTATTGTGATGAAGGGGTCGATGCTTTTTCATTTAGGCAAACCTACAAAACGCTAAAAAAAATACTCAAAGCACATTTTGTAGTAGTGAAATCTCATACACTGCTTGAATATTTAGACAAAGCAGATCTTTTTGTGATGCCAGGTGGACGTGATGTTTTCTATCACAGAGCTCTTCAGGGTAAAAAAACAGATGCCCTTAGGGAATTTGTAGAAAACGGAGGCAGCTATTTGGGCCTTTGTGCAGGTGCGTATTTTGGATCTAAATCCATTGAGTTTGAAAAAGGACATGTTCATGAAGTGATCGAGCAAAGAGAATTGGCCTTTTTTCCAGGCAAAGCTATTGGACCTGCATTGGGTTTGGGAAAATATGAACCGACAAGTTGCAGGGGAGCTGAATGTGCCCTCATTGATACAAGAATGGGCTCGTTTGGAACGTATTACAATGGAGGGTGCTATTTTGAGGGTTCTTTTTCAAACGCCAAGCCTCTAGCGTATTTTGCTAAAACAGGAAACGTCGCCATTGTTGAGTGCTCCGTGGGCAAAGGCAAAGCGCTTTTATCTGGCGTGCATCTTGAATATAGCGTAAAAAATCTTACAGAAAAGCAGCTTGCACACGCTGATATTGAGGTTTTGAAACGAGATGAAGCACTAAGAACTGACTTTACGCACTACCTTCTGTCTATATGAGGGCTGCAAAAAACAATCTACGGCGTCTTGCTTCTCATTCAACTTTCATAGAGTTGAATTTCTTAAGCTACCTTGTATCTTGTTCCTTTCGCTCCTCTTATAAACTGATGTTACGCGATAAATCCAACTCATAGGAAGGCTGCAGAAGATAATCTGCTTCGTCTTATTCTTCGTCCAACTCTTCAAGAGTTGGACCTCATCACAGTCCTTGCATCTTATCCTCTTCGCTCTTCCCCTAAATTGGATTTATCGCGTAACATCAGTTATAAACAGAACTTACTGCGTAACATCAGTTAAGAATCAGTTTTTAGAAAGTCTATTCTAACTTAGATTTGAGCAAAGTTGTGACAATGGTAGGATCGGCTTTACCTTGCGTTTTTTTCATCACTTGTCCGACTAAAAAGCCAAAGGCGCGGTCTTTGCCATTTTTAAAATCTTCGATAGATTGGGGATTATCTTCTAGCACCTGATCGACAATCTGAGAAATTTCTTTGGTATCAGCAAGAGGTTTGAAATTGGGGTTATTTTCTACAATATGGCGAGGAGAAGTTTTAGGATTTTTTAGCATCTCATCAGCCACTTGCTTGGCAATTTTTCCCGTGATGATCTTTTCATCGATCATCTCAACGAGGAGTGCTAAAAATTCGGGCACAATGTCTGTATCTAAAAGCGTTTTTCCACTGGGTTTGAGCCGTCCTGAAAACTCTACCGTAATCCAGTTAGCAACTGCCTGAGGGTTTTTGTCATAGCTATTAAGCGCTTGTTCAAAATAATTAGAAAGTTGTTTATTAGAAACCAAAATGGTGGCTGATTCTTCTGGAATAAAGGTTAAGTAACGTTTGAAGCGAGAGTGGGGGAGTTCGGGAAGATTGTTGAAAATTTCTTGAATGTATTCATCAGAAAGGACAATAGGAACAAGGTCGGGCTCAGGGAAAAAGCGATAGTCTGCGGCCGTCTCTTTTTTTCGCATCAGCACATTTTTATGCACTGCGGTGTCAAATCTGTAAGTGCAGGGAAAAATCACTTCCTCGGGATCTTTTTGAGGATATTTTTCATACAGCTCAATTTGACGATCGATTTCCATTTGAATCGCTTTTTGCAAGAAATTAAACGAATTGACGTTTTTGATTTCGACTTTGGTACGCAATCCTTTTTCTTCTTTTTTCTTCACGGAGACATTGCAATCAACTCTCAAAGAGCCTTCATCCATATTGCAGTCCGAAGCATCGATGTATTGCATGATGTGTTTGACTTGCAAAGCAAAAGCGGCTGCTTCTTGTGGACTGTGCATACAAGGCTCTGAGACAATTTCGATAAGAGGCGTACCTGCACGGTTATAATCCACACCAGAGAAGTTGGAAAAATGCTTGAGCATGCCTGTGTCTTCTTCCAGATGGGCGTGGTTGATTTCAAAGGTTTTTTCTTCTCCGTTTACAAATGCATGAACTTTTCCGCCTAGAATCAGAGGCATGTCATATTGCGTGATTTGGAAGTTTTTGGGAAGGTCGGGATAAAAGTAGGATTTTCGATCGAATTTGCAAAAAGGAGCGATATTGGCTTCAATAGCAAGGCCAAACTGTACACCTTTTTTGACCACCTCTTCATTCAATACAGGCAGGGTGCCTGGTTGCCCTGTGCAAAGATAAGAAATATTGACATTGGGTTCATCTCCAAACCGGTTAAAGGAAGGATCAAAAATTTTGGCTTTTGTGTTGAGCTGCACATGGATTTCGAGGCCAATGACACAGATCCAGTCCATCAGAGCACCTCCCTATTAGCAAATTCAGGAATGTTGTGCGTGAATTGCGTCGCTTTTTCGAAGTTGTGAGCAAATTTCAACACACGCCCATCCTTTTTTTGCGGCCCTATGAGCTGAATAGCATAAGGTTTACGGCCTGGAGAAAATCCAGAAGGGATGGAAGCTGCTGGCAAACCTGCTAAGTTAATAGAAATGGTGTACAAATCTTGTAGATACATTTTCATAGGATCGACAATTTCTCCAAATTCAAATGCTGAAGAAGGCGCTGTGGGTGTGGCGATGATATCACAAATATCAAACGCACGTCTGTACTGCTCGATAAACAGCGTGCGCACCTTTTGGGCTTTTTTGTAAAAGGCTTCGCTATGTCCTGAAGAAAGCACATAAGTTCCTAGCAAAATACGGCGTTTGACTTCTGCTCCAAAACCATCATGGCGTGTTTTGATGTAGAGATCTTCTAAATGTTCGCTAGATTGTCTTAAGCCATAACGGATTCCATCAAAACGGGCAAGGTTGGTAGATGCTTCTGCTGTTGCCAAAATGTAGTAGACAGCCACAGCATATTGTAAAAGGTTTAGATCGACTTCTTTGATGGTACATCCTAAATTTTCAAAATGTTTTAAGCTTTCTTCGAAATTACTCCGTACTTTTGGACCTAGATTTTCTAGCGATTGCCAGGGCACTCCAATGACTTTGCCTTCGATGGAATCTTCAATTTTGGCAGTAAAGTTTTCTGGCTTATCGAAAAAATTGGTCGAATCTAGCGAGCAGTGTTTGCTCATCACTTCTGTCATCAAAGCCAAATCTTTTGTGCGTGTTGCTAAAGGGCCAATCACGTCCAATGAAGAGCCAAAAGCCACAAGGCCATAGCGGGAAACCCTGCCGTAGGTAGGCTTAAATCCTGCGATTCCACAAAACGATGCAGGTTGGCGGATAGAACCTCCTGTATCTGTGCCCAAAGCAATAGGGCATAGGCGTGCGGCCACAGCGGCAGCAGATCCTCCAGATGAGCCGCCTGGAACACAATTGAGATCCCATGGATTTTTTGTGATATGGAACGCTGAATTTTCTGTTGAAGAGCCCATAGCAAATTCATCCAAATTGGTCTTACCAATCAAAATGGCATCTTCTTCTTCCAAAAAACGCACGACGCTTGCATCAAAAGGTGCTGTGTAATTTTCCAAGATTTTAGAGCCACACGTCGTTTTTTGTCCTTTGATGTGGATATTGTCTTTGATAGCGATGGGAATACCGGCCAACTTCCCAAGCTTTTTGCCTTGTCGACGTTTTTCATCGAGCATTTGTGCTTTTTGCAAAGCTCTTTGATCGAGCACTTTTAAAAAGGCACCCAGCTTGGGGTCAAATTCTTGAATGCGTTTTAGATAGCATTCTACAATCTCAGTAGCGCTCAATTCTTCTTGGACAAAACGTGTATGGAGCTCAAAAGCACTGTTTTGATACATTATTCCTCTTGAAATATTTTGGGGATTTTGATCATCCCTCCAATCTGTTCTGGGGCATTTTGCAAAAACTCATCTCGTGTCAAGTTGTTGTTGGCCTCATCTTTTCGAAAGACATTTTTCATGTCAGGTAGGACATGGTAGCAGGGATCCACATCTTCGATATCAATGCGATCGAGCATGTGTGCATAGGCCAAGATTTCTTCCAAATCTTTCAAAAACCCACTCAACTCCTCTTCGGGGAGCTGGATCTTACACTGCGATGTCAGGCTTTCTAAAATCTCTTTGTCAATATCTTTCATAGGCATGAAAATAATACAACTGAGAGAAAAAAGCAACAAAAGCTCAATGTGTTAGGATTTTTTTGAAAAAAAGATGACAAAACCTTATATTTGCGGTATGCAGAGGGTAATACAATAGAAACCTGAGTTTTGAGTTTAGTTTGCTCATTATTATGATGGATGTCTCTTAAATTCTCGGGGTTTTTTGATGTAGGGAATGGTTAAAGAACTATTTCCAAGGCAAAAAACACAGAGAAGAAAGAGTCATCTACTTAAGAATGTGTGAAATAAACTTAAAATTCAGGTTAAAACAAAAAAAGGAGTTTCGAGATGAAAG
The Chlamydiota bacterium DNA segment above includes these coding regions:
- the yacG gene encoding DNA gyrase inhibitor YacG, with amino-acid sequence MNKQNNHICPHCQKHYQLGENITWAFGSFCSRRCQDADLIVWLNNQYVVIDQEKDSSAKT
- the xerD gene encoding Tyrosine recombinase XerD — its product is MEYLDSFLVYLSIEKGFSMHTVEAYRRDCEKLFAFFKTQQIALESADDEDIVAFLSQQKMEGKAPSTLMRQLASIKVFFRFLKKEKKVPKLLAKGIESPKLWSTIPQILTEEEVEKILDAPNSEEIIGARDLAILELMYACGLRASEVVQLKLENVSDTFIKVIGKGNKERIVPIHKKALYQIDHYLNKRQDKSLYLFVNKKSKPLDRHFLWKLIKDYVKKADIQKIISPHTFRHSFATHLLDRGADLRIIQELLGHTNIATTDKYTHVSSQKLMHRFDQFHPRP
- the gatB gene encoding Aspartyl/glutamyl-tRNA(Asn/Gln) amidotransferase subunit B; this encodes MDWICVIGLEIHVQLNTKAKIFDPSFNRFGDEPNVNISYLCTGQPGTLPVLNEEVVKKGVQFGLAIEANIAPFCKFDRKSYFYPDLPKNFQITQYDMPLILGGKVHAFVNGEEKTFEINHAHLEEDTGMLKHFSNFSGVDYNRAGTPLIEIVSEPCMHSPQEAAAFALQVKHIMQYIDASDCNMDEGSLRVDCNVSVKKKEEKGLRTKVEIKNVNSFNFLQKAIQMEIDRQIELYEKYPQKDPEEVIFPCTYRFDTAVHKNVLMRKKETAADYRFFPEPDLVPIVLSDEYIQEIFNNLPELPHSRFKRYLTFIPEESATILVSNKQLSNYFEQALNSYDKNPQAVANWITVEFSGRLKPSGKTLLDTDIVPEFLALLVEMIDEKIITGKIAKQVADEMLKNPKTSPRHIVENNPNFKPLADTKEISQIVDQVLEDNPQSIEDFKNGKDRAFGFLVGQVMKKTQGKADPTIVTTLLKSKLE
- the gatA gene encoding Glutamyl-tRNA(Gln) amidotransferase subunit A, which produces MYQNSAFELHTRFVQEELSATEIVECYLKRIQEFDPKLGAFLKVLDQRALQKAQMLDEKRRQGKKLGKLAGIPIAIKDNIHIKGQKTTCGSKILENYTAPFDASVVRFLEEEDAILIGKTNLDEFAMGSSTENSAFHITKNPWDLNCVPGGSSGGSAAAVAARLCPIALGTDTGGSIRQPASFCGIAGFKPTYGRVSRYGLVAFGSSLDVIGPLATRTKDLALMTEVMSKHCSLDSTNFFDKPENFTAKIEDSIEGKVIGVPWQSLENLGPKVRSNFEESLKHFENLGCTIKEVDLNLLQYAVAVYYILATAEASTNLARFDGIRYGLRQSSEHLEDLYIKTRHDGFGAEVKRRILLGTYVLSSGHSEAFYKKAQKVRTLFIEQYRRAFDICDIIATPTAPSSAFEFGEIVDPMKMYLQDLYTISINLAGLPAASIPSGFSPGRKPYAIQLIGPQKKDGRVLKFAHNFEKATQFTHNIPEFANREVL
- the gatC gene encoding Aspartyl/glutamyl-tRNA(Asn/Gln) amidotransferase subunit C, with translation MLFSLSCIIFMPMKDIDKEILESLTSQCKIQLPEEELSGFLKDLEEILAYAHMLDRIDIEDVDPCYHVLPDMKNVFRKDEANNNLTRDEFLQNAPEQIGGMIKIPKIFQEE